From a region of the Microcoleus sp. AS-A8 genome:
- a CDS encoding glycosyltransferase family 1 protein has translation MLINDKGRLALISVSGDPAAEIGQEEAGGQNVYVRQVGLALAKQGWRVDMFTRRIDPEQANIVQHAPNCRTIRLTAGPAQFINRDDAFGYLPEFVKQFQAFQEQEGYQYPLVHTNYWLSSWVGMELKKLQPLKQVHTYHSLGAVKYRSVSNLPAIASTRLAVEKACLETADRIIATSPQEEEHMRNLVSGKGMIEIVPCGTDIQRMGSIARQDARQQLGIPREAKVVLYVGRFDQRKGIETLVRAIAKSRWQGNADLRLMIAGGYRPGQSDGMECDRIKAIVQELGLNEIVTFPGRLTDAELPSYYAAANVCVVPSHYEPFGLVAIEAMACATPVVASKVGGLQFTVVPEVTGLLVPPQDEAAFAQAIDRILSNPAWGNQLGEIGRQRVEIAMSWESVAYRLTSVYSKLLAQSAVKSVQKPQVAA, from the coding sequence ATGCTTATAAATGACAAGGGCCGTCTTGCGTTGATTTCTGTTAGTGGCGACCCAGCCGCAGAAATTGGTCAAGAAGAGGCCGGTGGGCAAAACGTTTATGTGCGTCAAGTAGGATTAGCACTGGCTAAACAGGGATGGCGTGTGGATATGTTTACTCGCCGCATCGATCCTGAGCAAGCGAATATTGTTCAACATGCACCGAATTGCCGAACAATCCGACTAACGGCAGGACCGGCTCAGTTTATTAATCGAGATGATGCCTTTGGCTACCTGCCAGAGTTTGTCAAGCAATTTCAGGCATTCCAGGAACAAGAAGGATACCAGTATCCCTTAGTCCATACCAATTACTGGTTATCTTCTTGGGTGGGGATGGAACTGAAAAAACTTCAACCCTTGAAACAGGTGCATACTTACCACTCGTTAGGGGCTGTTAAGTATCGTAGTGTGAGTAATCTTCCCGCGATCGCTTCGACGCGCTTAGCGGTGGAAAAAGCTTGTCTAGAAACAGCCGATCGGATTATTGCGACAAGTCCTCAAGAAGAAGAACACATGCGAAATCTGGTTTCTGGGAAAGGAATGATTGAAATCGTTCCCTGTGGTACGGATATTCAGCGGATGGGTTCGATCGCACGCCAAGACGCACGGCAACAATTGGGGATTCCACGGGAAGCCAAGGTGGTGCTCTACGTGGGTCGATTTGATCAGCGCAAGGGAATTGAAACCTTAGTCAGGGCAATCGCTAAATCTAGGTGGCAGGGCAATGCCGATTTGCGGTTAATGATCGCAGGAGGTTATCGTCCAGGGCAGAGTGATGGGATGGAGTGCGATCGCATCAAAGCAATTGTTCAAGAACTCGGCTTAAACGAGATCGTTACCTTCCCTGGACGACTCACGGATGCCGAGTTACCCAGCTACTATGCCGCCGCCAATGTGTGTGTGGTTCCCAGCCATTATGAACCCTTTGGGCTGGTGGCGATTGAAGCCATGGCTTGTGCTACACCTGTTGTGGCGAGTAAAGTGGGAGGGTTGCAGTTTACGGTCGTGCCGGAAGTCACGGGATTACTGGTGCCACCCCAAGATGAAGCGGCTTTTGCTCAAGCGATTGACCGTATCTTGAGCAATCCGGCTTGGGGAAACCAATTAGGTGAAATCGGTCGGCAACGGGTGGAAATTGCCATGAGTTGGGAGAGCGTTGCTTATCGGCTCACTTCTGTGTACAGTAAACTGCTGGCTCAATCAGCGGTCAAATCCGTGCAAAAACCTCAGGTCGCGGCGTAA